In the genome of Raphanus sativus cultivar WK10039 chromosome 4, ASM80110v3, whole genome shotgun sequence, one region contains:
- the LOC108848527 gene encoding AT-hook motif nuclear-localized protein 3, translating into MEEREGTSFTLNQQQHEAAASAAYPMDPPRPDNPFSAPPITPSSASVAAVAVENAAPQFSLTMPAETGSSEQQKKKRGRPRKYNPDGTLAVTLSPMPISSSVPLSSPRKRGRGRGRSSRWLKKSHMFQFDRTPVVTNFAGAAGGAAAAASDFVGANFTPYVLTVNAGEDVTMKIMTFSQQGSRAICILSANGPISNVTLRQSTTSGGTLTYEGRFEILSLTGSFMQNDTGGTRSRAGGMSVCLAGPDGRVFGGGLAGLFLAAGPVQVMVGTFIAGQEQSQLQLAKERRQRFGSQPSSISFNITAEERKARFERLNNSVAIHAPTPSYHQHENTGSGAVHSYYTNSVNHVKADPFSSMPGGGGGEEDGEGEEEDDNELDGDEDGEFGGDSQSDNEIPS; encoded by the exons ATGGAGGAGAGAGAAGGAACCAGTTTCACCTTGAACCAACAACAACATGAAGCTGCTGCTTCTGCTGCTTACCCTATGGACCCACCACGACCCGACAACCCGTTTTCAGCCCCACCCATCACTCCTTCTTCTGCTTCCGTCGCCGCCGTGGCTGTGGAGAATGCGGCTCCTCAGTTCAGCTTGACAATGCCGGCTGAGACCGGCTCCTCCgagcagcagaagaagaagagaggaaggCCGAGAAAGTATAACCCCGACGGGACTCTCGCTGTGACTCTCTCGCCGATGCCTATCTCCTCCTCCGTTCCTTTGTCCTCTCCTAGGAAGCGAGGAAGAGGACGTGGCAGGTCTAGTCGTTGGCTCAAGAAGTCTCACATGTTCCAGTTCGACAGAACTCCTG TTGTTACCAATTTTGCAGGTGCAGCAGGaggagctgctgctgctgcttcagATTTTGTCGGTGCGAACTTTACACCTTATGTGCTCACAGTAAACGCTGGAGag GATGTGAcgatgaagataatgacattcTCTCAGCAAGGATCTCGTGCTATCTGCATCCTTTCAGCTAACGGTCCCATCTCTAATGTTACGCTGCGTCAGTCTACTACATCTGGTGGTACTCTTACCTATGAG GGACGTTTCGAGATTCTCTCTTTAACGGGTTCGTTTATGCAAAACGACACTGGAGGGACTCGAAGCAGAGCTGGTGGTATGAGCGTTTGTCTCGCGGGACCAGACGGGCGTGTCTTCGGTGGAGGACTCGCTGGTCTCTTTCTTGCTGCTGGTCCTGTCCAG GTGATGGTGGGGACGTTTATAGCGGGACAGGAGCAGTCGCAGCTGCAGCTAGCGAAAGAGAGACGGCAAAGATTCGGGTCTCAACCATCTTCCATCTCCTTTAACATCACTGCAGAAGAACGGAAGGCGAGATTCGAGAGGCTCAACAACTCTGTTGCCATCCATGCACCAACTCCTTCGTATCATCAGCATGAAAACACAGGGAGCGGCGCGGTTCACAGTTACTACACAAACTCTGTTAACCACGTCAAGGCAGATCCTTTCTCTTCCATgccaggaggaggaggaggagaagaggatggagaaggtgaagaagaagatgacaatGAGTTAGATGGTGATGAGGATGGAGAGTTTGGAGGTGATAGCCAATCTGACAACGAGATTCCGAGCTGA